The following proteins come from a genomic window of Aspergillus luchuensis IFO 4308 DNA, chromosome 3, nearly complete sequence:
- a CDS encoding uncharacterized protein (TransMembrane:1 (o75-97i)) yields MVDPSVMNDAVYHLICTADWPRLFPTYVCCSDASMEPFNSAPSSPDIALRSPFSSLVSDNFSSFFPPQLPRSTPFVFLLLPNSIPLPALSSLVYYFVLF; encoded by the coding sequence ATGGTCGATCCCTCCGTCATGAACGACGCCGTGTACCACCTAATCTGTACTGCTGATTGGCCCAGGCTGTTCCCCACTTACGTCTGCTGCTCCGACGCTTCAATGGAACCCTTCAATTCAGCTCCGTCATCACCCGATATTGCCCTTCGTTCACCATTTTCGTCTCTGGTGTCTGAcaatttttcttctttcttccctccacaGCTGCCTAGAAGCACGCCGtttgttttccttcttctgcctaACTCCATTCCACTGCCTGCCCTATCTTCCCTAGTATATTACTTTGTTCTATTTTAG
- a CDS encoding SH3 domain-containing protein (COG:T;~EggNog:ENOG410PHST;~InterPro:IPR001452,IPR036028;~PFAM:PF00018;~go_function: GO:0005515 - protein binding [Evidence IEA]) yields MARPRIVRADTLDLQDHNAPSAKDHTRQPTHSSGVAPHQEQTLRHADEDIKSEMMHGPGAEDGHPEAGYGDGIDIYDDDDDIEEVDELGHHHHKGDSGGSEEGDLADGESDDMMDDDLMDKISSSPSIDDEDIDFEFVYALHNFFATVDGQANAAKGDTMVLLDDSNSYWWLVRIVKDGSIGYLPAEHIETPTERLARLNKHRNVDLSATMLGDNSEKSKNPLKKAMRRRNAKTVTFTSPTYIEASDVEYSTEEEMDDDISFQDEDMAREDADHLQDGQNEDIVVKPLRPKSKDRGFEEDDIQEVQEPDSAGLDKQRSSQEIFETEADNAVSRSRNGTVRNTDSFFKDDTVETKKISLTPNLLRDENSSGEAKESRGSMEAIDKALSAIDKNKDDKKRKDKKPGMLSGLFKRKDKKTKSNDEDTDEAEKTSTELSRTSPQPKTSSDSLSSPESARSPKPLVVQRQTSKLQKQPPSAMSPTRQDIIQEAGLQSPVDAREEPRPVMSSKDQTIRQVTSEEDDDIPSSPPLGPFDDSQEAMLSSARVPSPSKKPALTPLDHQEYPSTDIQKTWEEDVSENTYSQQRSVASPPQRFPPKQVLNYQPQRLDSPLSGSPLEGPVSPLTPGLVAGLPSPGRHSVSSVSPPLSPIAGDSDHRGIDAVPASFETASAGTPTWSDASLRSYLDDENDIRDLFIIVHDNSNIPPAGPDHPITGCLFKEESKRLREMTSQLDAMLAEWVGRRTRSAASK; encoded by the exons ATGGCGAGGCCACGGATTGTACGGGCTG ACACCCTTGACCTCCAAGACCACAACGCTCCTTCAGCTAAAGATCACACGCGACAACCTACTCACTCATCTGGAGTCGCCCCTCACCAGGAGCAAACCCTTCGCCATGCGGACGAGGATATCAAATCCGAAATGATGCACGGTCCCGGCGCCGAAGACGGCCATCCGGAAGCTGGATACGGCGATGGGATTGATATatacgatgacgatgatgatattgaggaAGTGGACGAACTgggacaccatcatcacaagGGTGATTCTGGGGGTTCCGAGGAAGGCGATCTTGCGGATGGGGAGAGCGACGACATGATGGACGACGATCTCATGGACAAGATCTCAAGCTCTCCATCGATTGATGACG AGGACATCGATTTTGAATTTGTTTATGCCCTTCACAACTTTTTTGCGACCGTTGACGGACAAGCAAATGCGGCGAAGGGTGATACTATGGTTCTCTTGGACGATAGCAACAGCTACTGGTGGCTTGTTAGGATCGTGAAGGATGGCAGTATTG GTTACTTGCCAGCCGAACACATTGAGACGCCCACGGAGAGGTTGGCAAGATTGAATAAACACAGAAATGTAGAT TTGTCCGCAACCATGCTTGGCGACAATTCGGAAAAGTCAAAGAATCCGCTGAAGAAAGCAATGCGCCGCAGAAATGCAAAGACAGTTACTTTCACAAGCCCAACATACATCGAAGCATCTGATGTTGAATACTCgaccgaagaagaaatggacgACGATATTTCTTTCCAAGACGAAGATATGGCCCGGGAGGATGCGGATCACTTACAGGATGGTCAAAATGAAGACATTGTCGTCAAGCCTCTCAGGCCCAAGTCGAAGGATAGAGGATTCGAAGAAGACGACATTCAGGAAGTGCAAGAGCCTGACAGCGCTGGTCTCGACAAACAGCGGTCCAGCCAGGAAATATTTGAAACGGAAG CGGACAATGCTGTCAGCAGGTCCAGAAATGGCACTGTGCGGAATACAGactccttcttcaaggatGATACTGTTGAAACTAAGAAGATCTCTCTGACACCCAACCTGCTTCGGGATGAAAACTCATCCGGTGAGGCGAAAGAG AGTCGCGGCAGCATGGAGGCGATCGACAAGGCGCTCAGCGCTATTGACAAGAATAAGGATGACAAGAAACGCAAAGACAAGAAGCCAGGAATGCTCAGCGGTCTGTTCAAAAGGAAAGATAAGAAGACCAAGTCTAACGATGAGGACACGGATGAAGCGGAAAAGACCTCAACGGAGCTGTCTCGGACATCCCCACAACCGAAGACATCGTCGGATTCTTTGTCCTCTCCCGAATCTGCTCGATCGCCTAAACCCTTGGTGGTGCAGAGACAGACCAGCAAGTTGCAGAAGCAACCCCCTTCGGCTATGTCTCCAACTAGGCAAGACATAATCCAGGAAGCTGGTCTTCAAAGTCCCGTCGATGCTAGAGAAGAGCCGAGACCAGTCATGAGTTCGAAGGATCAAACCATCCGACAAGTAACatcggaagaggatgacgatatcccatcatctcctcccctgGGGCCTTTTGACGACAGCCAGGAAGCTATGTTGTCTTCTGCCCGTGTGCCAAGTCCTTCAAAGAAGCCAGCTTTGACTCCACTCGATCACCAGGAATACCCGTCCACTGACATCCAGAAAAcctgggaggaggatgtgtcTGAGAACACTTATTCTCAACAACGTTCTGTGGCGTCTCCTCCACAGAGATTCCCGCCGAAGCAGGTGTTGAACTACCAGCCCCAACGTCTAGACTCGCCCCTCAGCGGTTCTCCGCTGGAAGGGCCGGTTTCACCTCTTACACCAGGATTGGTGGCGGGCCTGCCATCCCCTGGGAGACACTCGGTCTCATCGGTGTCCCCGCCTTTATCTCCTATTGCTGGTGACAGCGATCACAGAGGCATCGACGCCGTACCTGCGTCGTTTGAGACTGCGTCTGCTGGAACACCGACTTGGAGCGATGCTAGCTTGCGGTCGTACTTGGATGACGAGAACGACATCCGCGATCTATTTATCATTGTCCACGACAACTCTAACATCCCGCCTGCCGGTCCTGACCACCCGATTACTGGCTGTCTCTTCAAGGAAGAGAGTAAGAGGCTAAGGGAGATGACCAGCCAGCTGGATGCGATGCTCGCTGAGTGGGTTGGCCGGAGGACGCGGAGTGCGGCGAGCAAATAA
- a CDS encoding uncharacterized protein (COG:S;~EggNog:ENOG410Q2FB;~InterPro:IPR008816;~PFAM:PF13488,PF05433;~go_component: GO:0019867 - outer membrane [Evidence IEA]) produces the protein MTDPYPQHQQQQPYPSPVPNSETPYYSPPDGVYQHAGYDYEPQQFYNQHALPNQDPAYSSQYDVSQIPRSYPTQWNPQAASSNTNLSSVNNESNTAVPQYDPDRLAPGYEPPVRRGSNAEYYAQSAADMQAPPPPAPSAPETEQQPRAYDNDPTTAGGAAAAGEEVEEGERSLGGAVLGGATGYYLGHKKDHGLLGAVGGAILGNFVSNKMKKNDSDEEVEEVEVDDDRETEYTRYHSSHYRRSSSHGHGHGHHHHHHHHHHHGHGHRSRSRSRYEEEEW, from the exons ATGACCGACCCCTACCCccagcaccaacaacaacagccataCCCCTCTCCCGTCCCAAACAGCGAGACTCCGTACTACTCTCCCCCGGACGGCGTCTACCAGCACGCAGGATACGACTACGAACCGCAACAGTTCTACAACCAGCATGCACTGCCGAATCAAGATCCCGCTTATAGTTCTCAGTACGACGTGAGCCAGATTCCTCGGTCATATCCGACACAATGGAATCCGCAGGCTGCTAGCAGCAACACCAATCTCAGCAGTGTTAATAATGAGTCTAATACTGCTGTTCCGCAATATGATCCCGATCGTCTGGCACCGGGCTACGAACCGCCTGTTCGGAGGGGGAGTAATGCTGAGTATTA TGCCCAATCCGCCGCAGACATGCaagcccctcctcctcctgctccttcaGCCCCGGAGACCGAACAGCAACCCCGCGCCTACGATAATGATCCTACCAccgctggtggtgctgctgctgccggtgaagaagtagaagaaggcGAGCGCAGCCTCGGCGGAGCTGTCCTGGGCGGCGCGACGGGGTATTATCTGGGACATAAGAAAGACCATGGACTTCTGGGAGCGGTTGGGGGTGCGATCCTGGGGAATTTTGTCAGTaataagatgaagaagaatgatagtgatgaagaggtcgaggaagtggaggttgatgatgatcgcgAGACGGAGTATACGAGGTATCATAGTAGTCATTATCGGCGGTCGTCGAGtcatggacatggacatggacatcatcaccatcaccaccatcaccatcatcatggacaTGGGcatcggagtcggagtcgaAGTCggtatgaggaggaggagtggTAG
- a CDS encoding PQ-loop repeat-containing protein (COG:S;~EggNog:ENOG410PFAU;~InterPro:IPR006603;~PFAM:PF04193;~TransMembrane:7 (o39-59i71-95o101-123i224-241o253-271i292-309o344-365i)), with protein sequence MPPPLLQQIHAVLPQHCEPTTPFLAAVSSHLHICLPTPLAFVSSVLGTLSIVSWLFAQLPQIYKNYQIQSTAGLSLFFLVEWCLGDTSNLLGALLTRQAGWQVIVAAYYVCVDVTLVFQYFWYTHYKGQYDGYGALSHSEYGQSPGSVLEGVSFSDNGSSDHAPRSTESPLPSNPKDMKDMKEPAVSTSNGQSPSYSNEKLSSSKRSITRSSSGPSLPIGSPRTLLLASMLCAVVANAAPTEPQTTSESSQKTLEILGRIISWMSTFLYLGSRPPQLYKNYCRKSTSGLSPLLFMAAFCGNLFYSASLLTNPNAWYDFPAYGGGGWADADGNDRLEWVTRATPFFLGAFGVLAFDGLMGVQFLMYGTRDDESIMQVEDPKDGRSRWTRVRGWMRGWIPSVSPARRLRSDAPVSSEENQSLLQNERERYGTV encoded by the coding sequence atgcctcctcctctcttACAACAGATTCATGCAGTGCTCCCGCAACACTGTGAACCGACAACTCCCTTCCTCGCGGCCGTGTCCTCACACCTCCACATCTGCCTCCCCACACCGTTAGCCTTCGTCTCCTCCGTTCTCGGAACCCTCAGCATCGTGTCCTGGCTCTTCGCCCAGCTCCCACAAATATACAAGAATTATCAAATCCAGTCGACGGCTGGCTTGTCGCTGTTCTTTCTCGTGGAGTGGTGTTTGGGTGATACTAGTAATCTTCTCGGTGCCCTGCTCACCCGGCAGGCTGGCTGGCAGGTCATCGTGGCTGCTTATTATGTCTGCGTTGACGTGACTTTGGTCTTTCAATACTTCTGGTATACACACTACAAAGGACAGTATGATGGCTACGGTGCCCTCTCTCATTCGGAATATGGTCAGTCCCCGGGTAGTGTCTTGGAAGGCGTCTCGTTCTCCGACAACGGCTCTTCCGATCACGCCCCTCGTTCGACCGAGTCTCCCTTACCGTCAAACCCCAAAGACATGAAAGATATGAAGGAGCCTGCCGTGTCAACTTCCAACGGGCAATCTCCATCTTACTCCAATGAGAAATTGAGCTCTTCTAAGCGCTCGATTACCCGATCCAGTAGTGGCCCCAGCCTCCCAATTGGGTCCCCACGTACTCTGCTGCTTGCATCAATGCTTTGCGCCGTGGTGGCCAACGCTGCCCCGACAGAGCCGCAAACAACTTCCGAATCCTCGCAGAAGACTCTCGAGATCCTCGGCCGGATCATCTCCTGGATGTCAACATTCCTCTACCTTGGCTCGCGGCCGCCCCAACTATACAAGAACTACTGCCGGAAGAGCACATCAGGCCTTTCCCCATTACTATTCATGGCTGCCTTTTGCGGGAACCTCTTTTACTCCGCCTCCCTTCTTACCAATCCCAACGCCTGGTATGACTTCCCTGCctatggcggtggtggctgggCCGACGCAGATGGCAACGACCGCCTCGAATGGGTTACCCGCGCTACTCCCTTCTTCCTAGGCGCCTTCGGTGTGCTAGCCTTTGACGGGCTCATGGGCGTGCAATTCCTCATGTACGGAACCCGGGATGATGAGTCTATCATGCAAGTTGAGGACCCCAAAGACGGACGTAGTCGTTGGACCCGCGTTCGGGGTTGGATGAGGGGCTGGATCCCTTCAGTGTCCCCTGCGCGACGACTTCGTTCTGATGCTCCTGTCTCTTCAGAAGAGAACCAATCTCTCCTGCAGAATGAGCGTGAGAGATACGGTACAGTTTGA